The Candidatus Kaelpia imicola genome contains a region encoding:
- the lgt gene encoding prolipoprotein diacylglyceryl transferase — MHPIIIQFGSLAIRSYGVMLVIAFLTAFYLAKHDSKRISLSKKSMDSIANYLLLGGLLGGRVYYGLFYDPYYYFIKPWALLFIWQGGLAVHGAIIGGILSLYIFSRRNNIEFLKLADFLAPLLLLGQAIGRIGCFLNGCCYGIPTEKPWGVIFAKDSIAYYQYGFQALHPTQIYECILSLIGFVFLWVIRRDSPFRGFIFSLYLVYYGLIRFYISLFRADSLYLWGSSIKVAYILSLGLILSGAAVLTRGVLKAKKN, encoded by the coding sequence ATGCATCCTATTATAATACAGTTTGGAAGTTTAGCAATTAGAAGTTATGGAGTTATGCTGGTTATAGCTTTTTTGACAGCGTTCTATTTAGCAAAGCATGATTCAAAAAGAATCAGCTTGAGCAAAAAGAGTATGGATTCAATTGCAAACTACCTGCTGCTTGGAGGCTTGCTCGGCGGGAGGGTCTATTACGGTCTCTTCTACGATCCCTACTATTATTTTATAAAGCCATGGGCTCTGCTCTTTATATGGCAGGGCGGCCTTGCTGTGCATGGTGCCATAATAGGCGGTATCTTATCGCTCTATATTTTTTCAAGGAGAAATAATATTGAGTTTTTAAAGTTAGCGGATTTTCTTGCACCTCTTCTGTTGCTTGGCCAAGCTATCGGCAGGATAGGCTGTTTTTTAAACGGTTGTTGCTACGGCATACCTACAGAAAAACCATGGGGCGTAATCTTTGCCAAGGATAGTATTGCCTATTATCAGTATGGTTTTCAGGCTCTCCATCCGACCCAAATTTACGAATGTATATTATCTCTCATAGGTTTTGTTTTTCTGTGGGTTATAAGAAGAGATTCGCCTTTTCGTGGTTTTATCTTCTCGCTATACCTTGTATATTACGGTCTGATAAGGTTCTATATATCTCTATTTAGAGCTGACTCGCTCTATCTCTGGGGCAGCAGTATAAAGGTTGCCTATATCCTAAGTCTGGGTTTGATATTATCCGGGGCAGCAGTATTAACCAGAGGTGTTTTAAAAGCTAAGAAAAATTAG
- a CDS encoding N-acetyltransferase translates to MEIEKARVENGVDIYNLINEAAKEYDVLPRALGYIYENIRDFWVISGKNEIIGCIALHFTWEDLAEIKSLVLDSSFKGDNMGASLIVEALREAQRYKVKKVFVLTFIPEYFKKFGFEKVDKSKLPHKIWAECINCPKFPNCNEEAMIKEL, encoded by the coding sequence ATGGAGATAGAGAAAGCAAGGGTAGAAAACGGAGTTGATATATATAACCTCATCAATGAAGCGGCCAAAGAGTATGATGTTCTGCCGCGTGCCCTGGGTTATATATATGAAAATATACGGGATTTTTGGGTCATCAGCGGTAAGAATGAAATTATAGGTTGTATAGCCTTACACTTTACCTGGGAGGATTTGGCTGAGATTAAGTCCTTGGTTTTAGACAGTAGCTTTAAAGGGGATAATATGGGTGCCTCTTTAATTGTAGAGGCTCTTAGAGAGGCTCAAAGATACAAAGTTAAAAAGGTATTTGTGCTTACTTTTATTCCTGAATATTTTAAAAAATTTGGATTTGAAAAGGTTGATAAATCAAAGTTACCTCATAAAATTTGGGCTGAGTGTATCAACTGTCCTAAATTTCCGAACTGCAATGAAGAGGCAATGATAAAGGAGTTGTAA
- a CDS encoding GDP-mannose 4,6-dehydratase — protein sequence MKAVVSGGCGFIGSHLVDTLLNEEYEVLVYDNLEEQVHQGKKPPYLNKGAEYIYGDIRDYDSFKNVLMDCDYLFHFASMVGVGQSQYQIRKYMEVNDLGIANLWDILVNSKNRVKKVIVSASMSSYGEGLYNCDSCGKVKPSLREESQLKDKDWRLHCPNCSSILTPITTTEDTPLVPNSIYALGKKVQEEISLMMGKTYGIPVTSLRFFNVYGSRQSLSNPYTGVCAIFMSRIKNNKSPFVFEDGKQSRDFISVKDVVRAVIGAIKKSESDYKICNLGNGKPYTIESVALELAKLFDKDITPHISGGYRKGDVRHCYASIENAKEYLGWEPEIDLAAGLGELIEWAKNEPAFDRFDKAFDELIEKNLIKE from the coding sequence ATGAAAGCAGTTGTTAGCGGTGGATGTGGTTTTATAGGTTCTCATTTGGTGGATACTCTTCTTAATGAAGAGTACGAGGTCCTTGTCTATGATAATTTAGAAGAGCAAGTTCATCAAGGCAAGAAGCCTCCCTATCTAAATAAGGGTGCTGAATATATATATGGAGATATTAGAGACTATGATTCTTTTAAGAATGTTCTCATGGATTGTGACTATCTTTTCCATTTTGCTTCTATGGTAGGGGTGGGGCAGTCTCAATATCAGATTAGAAAGTATATGGAAGTCAACGATCTTGGGATAGCAAATCTTTGGGATATTTTAGTAAATAGTAAAAATAGAGTTAAGAAGGTTATAGTTAGCGCTTCGATGTCGAGTTACGGAGAGGGGCTCTATAACTGCGACAGCTGCGGCAAGGTGAAGCCCTCTTTAAGAGAAGAATCTCAGCTTAAAGATAAAGATTGGCGGCTGCACTGTCCTAACTGTTCATCTATTTTAACCCCTATAACTACGACAGAAGATACTCCTCTTGTTCCTAATTCTATCTATGCCTTAGGCAAGAAAGTTCAGGAAGAGATCTCTCTTATGATGGGTAAGACTTATGGCATACCAGTTACCTCTCTCAGGTTCTTTAATGTCTATGGTTCCAGACAATCGTTATCCAATCCTTATACAGGTGTCTGTGCTATCTTTATGTCCCGAATTAAAAATAATAAATCTCCTTTTGTTTTTGAGGATGGTAAACAGAGCAGAGATTTTATATCGGTTAAGGATGTAGTAAGAGCGGTTATCGGAGCGATTAAGAAGAGCGAGTCAGATTATAAGATTTGCAACCTTGGCAATGGAAAACCTTATACTATAGAATCTGTTGCGCTTGAGCTTGCTAAATTGTTTGACAAAGATATAACACCTCATATATCCGGTGGTTACAGAAAGGGTGATGTAAGGCATTGTTATGCAAGTATTGAGAATGCTAAGGAGTATCTTGGTTGGGAGCCTGAGATTGATCTTGCGGCTGGACTAGGAGAGTTGATTGAGTGGGCTAAAAATGAACCTGCTTTCGATAGATTCGATAAAGCATTTGATGAGCTTATAGAGAAAAATTTAATCAAAGAGTGA
- a CDS encoding helical backbone metal receptor: MLVRILIILIIGFFLSNAHALRIISLSPYLTESILLLDGGDSLVGITTISKKLFGIDKEVVGDTLNINIEKVVSLKPDIILATPMNKIERVERIKGLGFRVEYFEIEKSFEDCCNNFMKLAEMINKVEKAKIMIAESKERLGLIARKLKSGSIKNIFIEVGCRPLITAGRNCYLNDLAQYSGAYNVASDIGSSFFRITRERVLELDPEYILILSEDYLASSKAWGEYDFLIAVKNKNLIKVNKNVFSRPNPVNFVQAVYMLSSKINPEILNED; encoded by the coding sequence ATGTTGGTTCGCATATTAATAATTCTAATAATAGGTTTTTTTCTATCCAATGCCCATGCATTAAGAATTATCTCTTTAAGCCCCTATCTTACCGAGTCTATTCTATTACTTGACGGCGGGGACTCTCTGGTTGGTATTACAACGATATCTAAGAAGCTATTTGGTATTGATAAAGAAGTAGTAGGGGATACTTTAAATATCAATATAGAGAAAGTTGTCTCGCTTAAGCCCGATATCATTTTAGCAACTCCCATGAATAAGATTGAGAGGGTAGAAAGAATCAAGGGGTTAGGTTTTAGAGTTGAGTATTTTGAGATCGAAAAGAGTTTTGAAGATTGTTGTAATAATTTCATGAAACTTGCAGAGATGATTAACAAAGTTGAAAAAGCAAAGATTATGATAGCTGAATCAAAAGAGAGGTTGGGGCTGATAGCCCGGAAGTTAAAATCAGGGAGTATAAAGAATATTTTTATAGAGGTTGGCTGCAGACCTCTTATTACTGCAGGTAGAAATTGCTATCTAAATGATTTAGCTCAATATTCAGGAGCTTATAACGTAGCTAGTGATATAGGGAGTAGTTTTTTTAGGATAACCAGAGAGAGGGTGCTAGAACTAGACCCTGAATATATCCTGATTCTTTCTGAGGATTATTTGGCGAGTTCTAAAGCATGGGGAGAGTACGATTTTTTGATTGCAGTTAAAAATAAGAATTTAATTAAAGTAAATAAGAACGTCTTTTCAAGGCCTAATCCTGTAAACTTTGTTCAAGCTGTTTATATGTTGAGCTCTAAAATAAATCCAGAAATATTAAATGAAGATTAA
- a CDS encoding TonB-dependent receptor, with protein MRRVLIVLGLVCLFSIVVLENGISEVVSLNPIVVSYYDQLKGVSGYDIPSNIQVYSKDEIEESGAVSLLDFLKKIPTVNVSDYYGTGIKASVDLMGYGDNASSNILVLVNGRRVNDIDLSGVDWTQIPLENIESVEIMKGGGVVLYGDNATGGVISIVTKKPKSKDLKVNLSTKFGSYSLDNEVIEIEKAGEGCSFYINSSHYGTNGYRENSFYSSDSIYANFDFNPFNDLELSLESGYQNYNYGLPGSLLTTDLEGSYSRRDTKNPDDTVRMEDCYVNSKINYKIQEDIKASISAYLRDKNGRDDMVSYSSVTDKHIQQEGAKAQFFIDKDIYGLENSLILGVEFFQADYSANSIGLWTGVTCTDIDRRSFTVFIQNQFNLTDKLSALLGARHQKDRFTFDYIPSSGSIFDDSLNLNEEGYEAGLNYKWSNETNVFLHFARAFRVPKTDEYFSTWPSASITTSLIPQRSKTYTLGANSKMNEKITLNTDLFLSNVDNELYCNDLSTEDNLNDNYPKIERLGFNILTTICLTPDLSMDFGYRYIDAEFKKGDHKGRKVPFVPENLFSYVLRYDFKELFSVYFDLNYRDKVYRINDLNNAVSKLDSYWVANLKLDYKCKNNLLVYFGINNLFNERYSEYGSYGNSSGNMALYPSPGRNYYAGAKYSF; from the coding sequence ATGAGGAGAGTATTAATAGTTTTGGGTTTAGTCTGTCTGTTTTCTATAGTAGTTTTAGAGAATGGAATTTCGGAAGTTGTTAGTTTAAATCCGATAGTTGTCTCATATTATGATCAGCTAAAAGGTGTCTCAGGTTATGATATACCTTCAAATATCCAGGTCTATTCTAAGGATGAGATTGAAGAATCTGGTGCGGTATCGTTACTTGATTTTTTAAAGAAAATTCCAACAGTTAATGTTTCTGATTATTATGGTACAGGTATAAAGGCAAGCGTGGATTTGATGGGGTATGGCGATAATGCCTCTTCAAATATACTGGTGCTTGTTAATGGAAGACGTGTTAATGATATAGATTTAAGTGGTGTTGATTGGACTCAGATACCTTTAGAGAACATAGAGAGTGTTGAGATTATGAAAGGCGGAGGCGTTGTTCTCTATGGAGATAATGCAACAGGTGGTGTGATTAGCATAGTCACAAAAAAACCCAAGAGTAAAGATTTGAAGGTTAATTTAAGTACTAAGTTTGGAAGTTATTCTTTGGATAATGAAGTTATTGAGATAGAGAAGGCTGGTGAGGGATGCTCTTTTTACATTAATTCCAGTCATTACGGAACCAATGGTTACAGAGAGAACAGCTTTTATTCTTCAGATAGTATTTATGCTAATTTTGATTTTAACCCTTTTAATGATTTAGAGCTTTCTCTTGAATCCGGTTACCAGAATTATAACTACGGTTTGCCGGGTTCACTTCTTACAACTGATTTGGAGGGAAGCTATTCACGTCGTGATACCAAAAATCCTGACGATACTGTACGAATGGAAGATTGCTATGTGAATTCTAAAATTAATTACAAAATACAAGAAGATATCAAAGCTTCAATAAGTGCTTATCTGAGAGATAAAAACGGAAGAGATGATATGGTAAGTTATAGCTCTGTAACAGATAAGCATATTCAACAGGAAGGGGCTAAGGCTCAATTCTTTATAGATAAGGATATATACGGGTTAGAAAACAGCCTTATACTAGGAGTAGAGTTTTTCCAGGCTGATTATTCAGCAAACTCTATTGGCTTATGGACAGGGGTTACATGTACTGATATTGACAGAAGATCGTTTACGGTCTTTATACAGAATCAGTTTAATTTAACAGATAAGCTCTCTGCTCTTTTAGGTGCCAGACATCAGAAAGATAGATTTACTTTTGATTATATTCCATCATCAGGGAGCATTTTTGATGACAGTTTAAATCTCAACGAAGAAGGGTATGAAGCAGGGCTTAATTATAAATGGAGTAATGAAACAAATGTTTTTCTACATTTTGCACGAGCTTTTAGAGTCCCTAAGACGGATGAGTATTTTTCAACTTGGCCATCTGCTTCCATTACAACTTCTCTTATACCGCAGCGCTCTAAAACGTATACTTTAGGTGCTAATTCTAAAATGAATGAAAAAATTACATTAAATACAGATTTATTTTTAAGTAATGTTGATAACGAGCTTTATTGTAACGATTTATCTACTGAGGATAATTTAAACGACAACTATCCTAAAATCGAAAGACTGGGTTTTAATATTTTAACTACTATCTGTTTGACTCCAGATTTAAGCATGGATTTTGGATACCGCTACATAGATGCAGAATTTAAAAAAGGAGATCATAAAGGTAGGAAAGTTCCATTTGTTCCGGAGAATCTTTTTAGTTATGTTTTAAGATATGACTTTAAGGAACTATTCTCTGTTTATTTTGATCTTAATTATAGAGATAAGGTTTATAGAATAAACGATTTAAACAATGCAGTTTCAAAACTGGATTCTTACTGGGTTGCTAATTTGAAATTAGATTATAAATGTAAAAACAATCTCTTAGTTTATTTCGGTATCAACAATTTATTTAATGAAAGATACTCAGAATATGGAAGCTATGGTAATTCATCGGGGAATATGGCCTTATATCCATCTCCTGGAAGAAACTATTATGCTGGGGCGAAATACTCATTTTAA
- the rsmA gene encoding 16S rRNA (adenine(1518)-N(6)/adenine(1519)-N(6))-dimethyltransferase RsmA — translation MYLKDILRQYKIRPNKRLGQNFLISEYYLNKIIGSIAIKNGGSILEIGSGAGNLTRALAKDAASIIAVEKDVRLFGVLTDIFKENPIVSLINADFLAVDLKSYFKKYGFLRIVGNLPYYISTQIIEKIIENRKIIKDGYLMLQREYVERVLAVPGSKKYGRLSIFAQTFLNLKKLFKVPKSCFYPQPKVDSYFISFNIKDNCIIEDTTVLSLVTSEFFQKRRKKIATIIKNSKILTGLNTASIMYNLGIDLNRRPEQLLVCEYIDIVKNMEK, via the coding sequence ATGTATCTTAAAGATATTCTTAGACAATATAAGATTAGACCCAATAAGAGGTTGGGTCAGAATTTTCTGATATCGGAATATTATTTAAATAAAATAATTGGTTCTATAGCTATTAAAAATGGAGGTTCGATTTTAGAGATCGGCTCTGGAGCTGGAAACCTTACCCGGGCTTTAGCTAAAGATGCAGCTTCTATAATAGCGGTTGAGAAAGATGTCAGGCTTTTTGGTGTTTTAACCGATATCTTTAAAGAGAACCCTATTGTATCTTTAATCAACGCTGATTTTCTGGCTGTAGATTTGAAGAGTTATTTTAAAAAATATGGCTTTCTGAGAATAGTCGGCAATCTTCCTTACTATATATCTACCCAGATAATAGAGAAGATAATAGAGAATAGGAAGATTATTAAAGATGGATATCTTATGCTTCAAAGAGAGTATGTTGAAAGAGTCCTTGCAGTGCCCGGGAGCAAGAAGTACGGGCGTCTCTCTATATTTGCTCAGACATTTTTAAATCTTAAAAAGCTGTTTAAGGTGCCGAAGAGCTGCTTCTATCCCCAGCCTAAAGTCGATTCTTATTTTATCTCTTTTAATATTAAAGATAATTGTATTATAGAAGATACAACTGTTCTGTCATTAGTGACCTCTGAGTTTTTTCAAAAGAGAAGAAAGAAAATAGCGACTATAATTAAAAATTCTAAAATTCTTACTGGACTTAATACTGCTTCTATAATGTATAATTTAGGAATAGATTTAAACCGAAGGCCTGAACAGCTATTGGTCTGTGAGTATATAGATATTGTTAAGAATATGGAGAAATAA
- the leuC gene encoding 3-isopropylmalate dehydratase large subunit, giving the protein MGMTLAEKILAKHSGKRKVNPGEYILAGVDLSFANDITAPLAIKEFKKTKKRLFSRKKVALIPDHFTPNKDIRSAQQAKILRDFAREEKIENYFEIGDVGIEHALLPERGFIKPGDLVIGADSHTCTHGALGAFATGVGSTDTAFSWVSGKCWLKVPQTIKFIYKGRLNKWVTGKDIILFTIGDIGVDGALYKAMEFTGPAIRRLSMDGRFTMSNMAIEAGGKVGIIEPDEVTLEYLKGRIDNAVYKRLKNNIDYLKSDKDALYSEIREYDICSLEPVVSCPHLPSNVKEVSELKNVRIDQAVIGSCTNGRMEDLRLAAKVLKGRKVNSKVRLLIFPATQKIYLDALAEGLLNIFVKSGAVISPPTCGPCLGGHMGVLAEGEVAIATTNRNFVGRMGHIKSSVYLSNPAVAAASAITGKITKPSSL; this is encoded by the coding sequence ATGGGTATGACTTTAGCAGAGAAGATATTGGCCAAACATAGCGGTAAGAGAAAGGTTAATCCCGGTGAGTACATTCTTGCCGGAGTCGATCTCTCTTTTGCAAACGATATTACTGCCCCGCTTGCAATAAAAGAGTTTAAAAAGACAAAAAAGAGATTATTCTCCAGGAAGAAAGTTGCCTTGATACCGGACCATTTTACTCCTAATAAGGATATTAGATCGGCTCAGCAGGCTAAGATTTTAAGAGATTTTGCCAGAGAAGAAAAAATAGAAAATTATTTTGAGATAGGAGATGTTGGTATTGAACATGCTTTACTTCCCGAACGTGGTTTTATAAAACCCGGAGATTTGGTAATAGGGGCTGATTCCCATACCTGTACTCATGGAGCTCTGGGTGCTTTTGCAACAGGAGTAGGGAGTACTGATACAGCCTTCTCCTGGGTGAGTGGAAAATGCTGGTTAAAAGTACCTCAGACAATAAAATTTATCTATAAAGGAAGATTAAATAAATGGGTGACAGGTAAAGATATTATACTCTTTACAATAGGTGATATCGGAGTAGATGGAGCTTTATATAAGGCGATGGAATTTACAGGCCCTGCAATAAGAAGGTTGAGTATGGATGGACGTTTTACAATGTCAAATATGGCAATTGAAGCAGGGGGTAAGGTTGGGATAATAGAGCCTGACGAGGTAACCCTGGAGTATTTAAAAGGCAGAATAGATAATGCGGTATATAAGAGATTGAAAAATAATATAGATTATCTTAAGAGCGATAAAGATGCTCTTTACAGCGAAATAAGAGAGTATGATATCTGCAGCTTAGAGCCTGTTGTATCCTGCCCTCATCTGCCTAGCAACGTAAAGGAAGTCTCTGAGCTAAAAAATGTCAGAATAGACCAGGCTGTTATAGGTTCTTGCACCAATGGAAGGATGGAAGATTTAAGGTTGGCGGCTAAAGTTCTTAAAGGCAGAAAGGTTAATTCTAAAGTTAGGCTATTGATATTTCCTGCAACACAGAAAATATATCTTGATGCTTTAGCCGAAGGTCTGTTGAATATATTTGTGAAATCTGGAGCTGTGATATCGCCTCCAACTTGCGGGCCTTGTCTTGGCGGGCATATGGGAGTCTTAGCAGAAGGTGAAGTTGCAATTGCAACAACAAACAGAAATTTTGTTGGTAGAATGGGACATATTAAGTCAAGTGTATATCTATCTAATCCTGCGGTAGCAGCAGCTTCGGCTATTACCGGCAAGATAACCAAGCCTAGCAGCTTGTGA
- a CDS encoding ABC transporter ATP-binding protein has protein sequence MDSILELKNVSSGYKDKIVIKDINFKVKRGEFIGLIGPNGAGKTTLFKTLMGILRPDRGEILYGEMAIIDIPLKERARRIAFLPQIFETRFSYTVEEFIAMGRFPHQDGLSTYSKEDLERVKDVIGRFSLTDIRDRRIDELSGGELQRVLFAQSIAQDPELLLLDEPTTHLDIGHQLEIMNSLSDLNQEGLTVIAILHDLNISAEFCDRLILMDKGRVARDGEPSFVMDYNIIEEVYNARVVIRENPYSGKPFLILYRNRA, from the coding sequence TTGGATAGTATCTTAGAGTTAAAAAATGTCTCTTCTGGTTATAAAGATAAGATAGTTATAAAGGATATCAATTTTAAAGTTAAGAGAGGCGAGTTCATAGGTTTAATTGGGCCTAATGGTGCAGGCAAGACTACTCTTTTCAAGACTCTTATGGGTATATTAAGGCCTGATAGAGGAGAGATTCTGTATGGAGAGATGGCTATAATAGATATACCTCTTAAGGAGAGAGCGAGAAGAATAGCGTTTCTGCCTCAGATATTTGAAACCAGGTTCTCATATACAGTGGAGGAGTTTATAGCGATGGGGAGGTTTCCTCATCAGGATGGGCTTAGTACCTATTCTAAGGAAGATTTAGAGAGGGTTAAAGATGTCATTGGGAGATTCTCGTTGACCGATATAAGAGACCGCAGGATAGATGAGTTATCAGGCGGCGAACTTCAAAGGGTATTATTTGCTCAGAGTATTGCCCAGGATCCGGAGTTGCTGCTTTTGGATGAACCCACGACTCATCTTGATATTGGACATCAGCTTGAGATTATGAACAGTCTAAGCGATCTTAATCAAGAGGGGCTTACTGTAATTGCAATATTGCATGATTTAAATATCTCTGCAGAGTTTTGCGATAGGCTTATTCTTATGGATAAAGGTAGAGTGGCGAGAGACGGAGAACCCTCTTTTGTTATGGACTATAATATAATAGAAGAGGTCTACAATGCTCGAGTTGTGATAAGAGAGAATCCTTATTCCGGGAAACCATTTTTGATATTGTATCGAAATAGAGCATAG
- a CDS encoding iron ABC transporter permease, which produces MKIKILIIVILLLTIVVFSLKSGEVEVSWQKIFKIITVDYGSGVESSIVRDIRLPRILIALIVGAGLAVSGAVFQSILRNPLAEPYTLGISGGACFGVALASLLLGFRFSFLIPCAGWLGALAAVFIVYLLSLRRNFTTISLILSGIVINFLFSSLVLVLFAFIEPNRVQSMILWLMGDLSSSNFNLVKIGCSIILPAILIIILLSRRLDILSLGDEKAYSLGLNVKREKQYFYILASLITGTAIVLSGVVGFVGLLIPHLMRRFFGTLNRGVLISSALSGAAFLLLADTFARVVISPLELPVGVITGLVGGVFFLMVLILGKEFKIG; this is translated from the coding sequence ATGAAGATTAAGATTTTAATAATTGTAATCCTACTTTTAACTATAGTTGTATTTTCTTTAAAATCAGGTGAAGTCGAAGTCTCTTGGCAGAAGATATTTAAAATTATAACTGTTGATTATGGTTCAGGAGTCGAGAGTTCTATTGTGAGAGATATCCGTTTACCCAGAATTCTAATTGCTCTTATAGTTGGAGCTGGTCTTGCGGTAAGCGGAGCGGTGTTTCAATCTATTTTAAGAAACCCTTTGGCCGAGCCTTATACCCTTGGTATCTCAGGCGGTGCTTGTTTTGGTGTTGCTCTGGCAAGCCTACTGCTTGGTTTTAGATTTTCTTTTTTGATTCCTTGTGCCGGCTGGTTGGGAGCGTTAGCTGCTGTCTTTATTGTCTATCTTCTTTCGCTAAGGCGTAATTTTACGACTATAAGCCTTATCTTATCGGGTATTGTAATCAATTTTTTATTCTCATCTTTAGTGCTTGTCCTATTTGCATTTATTGAGCCTAACAGGGTTCAATCCATGATACTCTGGTTGATGGGGGATCTTTCGTCTTCTAATTTCAATTTAGTAAAAATAGGATGCTCTATTATCCTGCCGGCAATATTGATTATTATTCTTCTCTCTCGCAGGCTCGATATTTTAAGTTTAGGCGATGAGAAAGCGTACTCTTTAGGTCTCAATGTCAAAAGAGAGAAGCAATACTTTTATATTTTAGCCTCTCTTATTACCGGTACGGCTATAGTCTTATCAGGAGTAGTTGGTTTTGTAGGACTTCTTATTCCACATCTGATGAGAAGGTTCTTTGGGACTTTAAACAGGGGGGTATTGATATCTTCTGCTTTGTCTGGAGCGGCTTTTCTGCTTTTGGCTGATACATTTGCCCGGGTTGTAATATCACCTCTGGAACTGCCTGTAGGTGTTATAACCGGACTTGTCGGGGGAGTATTCTTTCTTATGGTTCTCATTTTAGGTAAGGAGTTTAAGATTGGATAG
- a CDS encoding HAD family hydrolase — protein MKSGDRELFNIKLIMFDLDGTLLDAYIAIEKALNVVRAGYDLGFVSYAEIKRAVGRGDKSLIEDYFPDDIAIEALNSYRQVHRDTLLKDAKLLPYAEDILSYLKERDYLLALGTNRPALFARLIIGHFGIDRFFDYVICGDEIGVFKPEPEMILETMMKFNLNPEEVIYIGDMAIDIETANNAGVRSIALTTGSSSREELITGNPFAIVSGLDRLKDFF, from the coding sequence ATGAAAAGTGGTGACAGAGAGCTGTTTAATATCAAACTTATAATGTTCGATCTCGATGGTACTCTCTTGGATGCTTATATTGCAATCGAGAAAGCCCTGAATGTAGTAAGAGCAGGCTATGATTTAGGGTTTGTATCTTATGCTGAGATTAAAAGGGCCGTAGGTAGAGGAGATAAGAGTCTTATAGAGGATTATTTTCCAGATGATATTGCTATAGAGGCTTTAAATTCTTATCGCCAGGTGCATAGAGATACGCTCCTTAAAGATGCAAAACTTTTGCCTTATGCAGAGGATATATTGAGTTATCTTAAAGAGAGAGATTATCTCCTGGCTCTTGGAACCAATAGACCAGCTCTATTTGCCAGGCTTATAATAGGGCATTTTGGTATTGATAGGTTCTTTGATTATGTAATCTGCGGGGATGAGATAGGCGTTTTTAAACCGGAACCGGAGATGATTTTAGAGACTATGATGAAGTTTAATTTAAATCCTGAAGAAGTTATATATATAGGTGATATGGCTATTGATATTGAGACCGCAAATAACGCTGGAGTAAGATCGATTGCCCTTACAACAGGTTCTAGCAGCAGAGAAGAGTTAATTACCGGTAATCCTTTTGCGATTGTAAGCGGTTTAGATCGACTCAAAGACTTTTTTTAA
- a CDS encoding NAD-dependent epimerase/dehydratase family protein: protein MQRVLVTGGAGFIGSSFVRLLIFKGYCVPVLGNLSYAERKKNLEEKC from the coding sequence ATGCAGAGGGTCTTGGTGACCGGTGGTGCCGGTTTTATCGGGTCTAGTTTCGTCCGTCTTTTAATTTTTAAAGGATATTGTGTACCTGTTCTAGGTAATTTGAGTTATGCTGAGCGTAAGAAGAATCTGGAAGAGAAATGTTGA